From one Planktothrix agardhii NIES-204 genomic stretch:
- a CDS encoding serine/threonine protein kinase has translation MLTAGTLLNHRFRLKRQLNENPIRQTWLADDLLLKDKAVVKLLALGGSMQWEDLKLLEREAQVLKQLNHPRLVKYRDYFSLDDQNIWFALVTEYIPGHSLKQKLDNHHLFTQQQLYWIGFEVLENLNYLHQLHPPILHRDIKPSNLIWGEDHHIYLIDLGSVQIQPRTPGSSFTVVGTFGYTPIEQFGGLAVQSSDLYSLGATLIHLLTGVPPAELPQEKFKMKFNGDILDPAFKSWLETLIEPAVESRFATAQMALYALNYQPKQSLKKTSEPHLKLSQSSNNLKVDIPSQFSLQYISPVQKILLNQISLLKKGWQIIPGSMIIKGLGLGAIASFITYKLYTILNPAIFEQIDLGLIILFYLTLLGIPVSIVLLIYKAIIDYKPFEKVQLNFNNKTFEIFWSSYLPFRKRGEISQIQQINLIRTTDNQGNFYPSLEIVTQEPNILFLSRRKTYRFGHQLPEEELKGLKQELQKWLASKTDLH, from the coding sequence ATGCTAACTGCGGGAACTTTGCTTAATCATCGGTTTCGACTGAAACGCCAACTGAATGAAAATCCGATTCGCCAAACCTGGTTAGCGGATGATTTATTACTTAAAGATAAAGCGGTTGTCAAATTATTAGCATTAGGAGGTTCAATGCAATGGGAGGATTTAAAATTATTAGAACGGGAAGCACAGGTTTTAAAACAATTAAATCATCCTCGTTTAGTTAAATATCGAGATTATTTTTCCCTAGATGATCAAAATATTTGGTTTGCTTTAGTTACTGAATATATTCCTGGTCATTCTCTTAAACAAAAACTAGACAATCATCATCTATTTACTCAACAACAACTCTACTGGATCGGATTTGAAGTTTTAGAAAATCTCAATTATTTACATCAACTTCATCCCCCTATTTTACATCGAGATATTAAACCTAGTAATTTAATTTGGGGAGAAGATCATCATATTTATTTAATTGATTTAGGTTCGGTACAAATTCAACCGAGAACCCCCGGATCAAGTTTTACTGTGGTGGGAACTTTTGGATATACTCCTATTGAACAATTTGGCGGTTTAGCCGTTCAATCTTCTGATTTATATAGTTTAGGAGCCACATTAATTCATCTCTTAACGGGTGTTCCTCCGGCGGAATTACCTCAAGAAAAGTTTAAAATGAAGTTTAACGGGGATATCCTAGATCCGGCGTTTAAAAGTTGGTTAGAAACCTTAATAGAACCCGCAGTAGAATCTCGTTTTGCTACTGCTCAAATGGCTTTATATGCGTTAAACTATCAACCCAAACAGTCTTTGAAAAAGACCTCAGAACCCCATTTAAAATTATCCCAATCTTCTAATAATTTAAAAGTTGATATTCCCTCTCAGTTTTCCCTACAATATATTTCTCCAGTCCAGAAAATTTTATTAAATCAAATCAGTTTATTAAAAAAGGGTTGGCAAATTATTCCAGGATCGATGATCATTAAAGGATTGGGATTGGGTGCGATCGCTTCTTTCATTACCTACAAACTTTATACTATTTTAAATCCGGCTATTTTTGAACAGATTGATTTAGGGTTAATTATTCTATTTTATTTGACTTTATTGGGGATTCCTGTTAGTATAGTATTATTGATATATAAGGCTATTATTGATTATAAACCCTTTGAAAAAGTTCAACTCAATTTTAATAATAAAACCTTTGAGATTTTCTGGTCTTCTTATTTACCCTTTCGCAAACGAGGAGAAATCTCCCAAATTCAACAAATTAACTTAATTAGAACCACCGATAATCAGGGTAATTTTTATCCGAGCTTAGAAATTGTGACCCAAGAACCCAATATTTTATTTTTATCACGTCGCAAAACCTATCGTTTTGGGCATCAATTACCCGAAGAAGAATTAAAAGGATTAAAACAAGAATTGCAAAAATGGCTTGCTTCTAAAACCGATCTCCATTAA